CGCTGGTGGGCGGCCCCGGACGGGACCGGCTGGGGCGCTGCGCGGCCCCCGGCTGCGGCCGCTGGTTCGTCCAGCGCCACCGGGCGGCCTAGCGCGGCTACTTCTCGTGGATGTAGCTGCCGGGGGCGTCGGCGATGGGGGGGTGCTTGGCGTTGCCCATGGGCGGGGGCTTGCGGCGCTGGCCGCCGTGGGCCTTGGCCCAGGGGACCCAGTCGTCCCACCAGGAGCCGGCGTGCTCGGTCGCCCCGGCCAGCCACACGTCGGGGTCGGGCGGGGTGTCGTCGTTGGTCCAGTGGCGCGCCTTGGGGTTGGGCGGGTTGACGATCCCGGCGATGTGGCCCGAGGAGCTGAGCACGAACCGGGTGTCGCCCTTGACCAGCTGGGTGGTGCTGTACGACGACTTCCACGGGGTGATGTGGTCGTTGGCCGCCCCGACCAGGTACAGGTCCTGGGTCACCGCGTCCAGGTGCAGCCGGACCCCGGCCAGCTCCATCTCGCCCCGGGCCAGCTGGTTGTCCAGGTAGCAGGTGCGCAGGTAGAACGAGTGCATGGCCGCGGGCATGCGGGTCGAGTCGGCGTTCCAGGCCAGGATGTCGAAGGCCGGCGGATCCTCGCCCATGAGCCAGTTGCTGGCCACGTAGTTCCAGATGAGGTCGTTGGCCCGCAGCAGGTCGAAGGTCAGGGCCATCTCGCGGCCCTCCAGGTAGCCCTGGCGGGCCATCTTGGCCTCGAGGCGCTCGACCGTCTCGCGGTCGGTGAAGGACCCCAGCACCCCGGGCTTGGAGAAGTCGATCAGGGTGTTGAGCAGGGTGGCCGAGCGGACCCGCTGGTCGCCGATGGCGTCCAGGTAGGCGATCAGCATGGTGGTCAGGGTGCCCCCGAGGCACAGCCCGACCACGTTGGCCTGGGGTGCGCCGGTGATGTCGCGGACGACGTCGAGGGCGGTGACCGGTCCCTGGAGCAGGTAGTCGTCCAGCTTCACCCCGTGCATGGTCTGGTCGGGGTTCCGGTAGCTGATCGCGAACACGGTGTGGCCGTGGTCGACCGCCCACTGGATGAAGCTGCGGCCCGGGGACAGGTCCATCACGTAGTACTTGTTGATCCAGGGCGGGCTGCACAGGATCGGCGTCTCGTAGGTGGTCCGGGTCGTGGGCTGGTACTGGATCAGCTCCATCAGGGCGTTGCGGAACACCACCTTGCCCTTGGTGGCGGCCAGGTTCTCGCCAAGGGTGAAGGGCCGGGCGTCGACCTGGCGCGGCTTGCCGTTGTTGCTGACGAGGTCGTCCAGGAAGTGGTTGAGCCCGCGGACGGCGCTCAGGCCGCCGGTGTCGAAGGCCCGCTTGAGGGCGGCCGGGTTGGTGGGCAGGAAGTTCGTGGGGGCCATGGCGTCGATCAGCAGCTGGGCGGCCAGGTCGGCCTTGGCCCGCCAGCGCGGCTCCAGCTCGGCCGCGGTCACCAGCTCCTTGGCCAGCCTGGCCGTCAGCAGGTAGCTCTGCTGGAGGGCGAAGAACAGCGGGTTGCCCTCCCAGGCCGCGTCGGCGAAGCGGCGGTCCCTGGCCGGCGCCGGGATCGGCGGGCTGGTCTGGCCCCCGAGGGCCCGGGCGAGGCTGACGGCGCCGGCGGCGGCCATGCCGGTCGCGTACCGGAGGCCGGCCAGCGCCCCGCCGAAGGGATGACGGGCCAGTCCGGCCCCCACCTCGGCCATCGCCTTGGCGAGCGAGACCGGGTCGAGGCTGGCGACGAGGCCGGCCTCGGGGCCAAGGGCCTCGGCCGCGCGCTCGGCGACGCGTTCGCCGTCCTGTCGGTCCATCCCGCGGTCACTATGACGAGCAGGTGCGTACTACGTCAACTGCATCCAGAGCAGGACGAGGCCCCTGGTCTGGGGCCTCGTCTCGCCGGGGGATCCGCTGGGGGACCGGTCAGCTCTTGACGCTCTTGGCGGCCTTGGTGCCCTGCTCCTCGAGCTTCTCGTAGAGCGGGGTGGTCACCGCGATCGCCTTGTGGAAGAAGTCGCGCTGCGCCTTGAGCAGCTCGAAGGCGAAGTCGTAGGTGGTGTCGATGAGCTCGGCGGGGGAGGGGTAGCGGTCGGCGCCCGGCCAGGCGGCGGTCTTGGGCACGAACTGCTCGGCCGCCTCGGTCCAGCTGCGCAGCCCGTCGACGACGGCCTCCTGGCCCTTGCGGATGGTGTCGAGGACCTGGCCCTGCAGGTCGTCGGTGGCGGTCTTGGTGGTGGTGGCCATGCACACGTTCCTTTCCGGTGTGTCTTCTCTGATGCTGCGCAAACTATAGTTTGCATACCCATGGTTTGTCAAGTGCTACGCTTCTGGGACCATGAACGACCCCTGGAAGTCGCAGATGGAGGCCCTCGGTTCCTTCATCAGGACCCAGCGCAAGCTGGCCGACCTGTCGCTGCGGGAGCTGGCCGAGATGACCGAGGTCTCCAACCCCTACCTGAGCCAGCTCGAGCGGGGGCTCCACCAGCCGTCGGTCCGGGTCCTCAAGTCGATCGCCCAGGCCCTCAACATGTCCGCCGAGACCCTGCTGGTCCAGGCCGGGCTGCTCGAGGGCGGCGGCGGGGAGGGCGAGGCCCCCAGATCCTCGGTCGAGGTGGCCATCCGCACCGACCCGATCCTCTCCGACGACCAGAAGGAAGCCCTGATCAACGTCTACCGGACCATGGCCCGCGACCGCCGGCCGTCCTGAGCCCGCGGCCCCGGCCGGCGGTCACGCCACCGGGGCCGGCCAGGCGGCGCAGCAGCAGGGCCGCGCCCAGGCAGGCGAGCGTCACCACCAGCACGGCGGTCGGGATGACCGCGGGCGAGCTCAGGTCGACCAGGCGGCCGATCATGACCGGCAGCACCACCCCGCCGAGGTTGGCGGCGGCGAACACGATGGCCGTCGCCCCCCGGGCCCCCGGCGCCGCCTGGGCCAGCCAGGCCAGCGCGGTGGGGAACACCGGCCCGAGGGCCAGGCCGGCCAGGGTGTAGGCGACCGGGGCGAGCGCGGGGACGTGGGCCAGGCCCAACCCGGCCGCGGCCAGCAGCAGTGACCCGGCGGCCAGCACGGGCGCGGGCACCCGCAGGGCCAGGGGGATGGCCAGCAGCCGGCCGGTGGTGATGGCCGCCCAGTAGCCGGCCGTCCAGCTGGCCGCGACCGCCTGGCCGGCGCCGCCGGCCCGCAGGCTGGTCGTCTCCCAGCCGCCGATCCCGCTCTCCACCCCGACGTACAGGGCGCACAGGGCGACGAACCCCCAGACCACCGCGAACGGCGGCCGGTCCCCGGCGGGGGCGGGCGGCCGGGCCGTCCTCGGCAGGTCGCCGGCCAGGGCCAGGGCGGCCAGGGCCGCGCCGGCGCCGACGCAGAACGGCAGCCGGTACCCGCCGCTGGCGGCGACGGCCAGCGGCCCGAGGATCGCACCGGCCCCGAAGCAGGCGCCGAGCAGGTTGAGCATGGCCGTGGTCCGCTCGCCGAAGGCCTCGGCGAACAGCACGTTGATCTCGACCACCACCACCCCGAAGCCGACCCCGAGCCCGAACGCCGCCGCCAGCACCACCGGCCAGGCGGGGGCGAAGGCGATCCCGACCGCCCCGCCGGCCGCCAGGACGGCGGCGACCACCAGCCAGGTCCGGGGAGCCAGGCGCCGCTCCAGCCCCCACCAGCCGATCCCGGTCATGGCCCCGGCGAAGTGGAGGCTGAGCACCAGCGCCGACCCGCCGCCGCCCACCCCGTAGGCCGCCCGAAGCTCGGGGATGGACGGCCCGTACAGCGACAGCAGGAACCCGACCGCCGCCGCCAGCACCAGCACCCCAACGGTGGTGGGGCGCCTCATGGATCCTGGTCGGCGGTGAGCCGCGCCGTCGCCTCCTGCTGACGGCGGGCGGCCTCGGTGAGGAAGTGGAGGATCACCTCGAGCTGCTCGTCGGTGTAGCCGGCGTACAGCTCGTACAGCGACCCCACCCAGTCGGCGAACAGGGGGGCGACGGTGGCGTAGACGCGCTCGCTGTCGACCTCGACCAGGACGCTGCGGCCGTCGCCGGGGTTGGGGACGCGCCGGGCGAAGCCCTTGCGCTCCAGGCGGTCGACCAGCCCGGTCACCGACGCCGGGGCCAGCCCCGAGCGCCGGGCCAGCTCACCCGCGGTGAGCGGCCCGGAGCGCTCCAGCAGGTCCAGCGCCTTCTCCTCGGTGGCGCTGAGGCCCTGCCGGGCCGCGACGGCGGTGTGGAACATCACCGTGGCCGCGCTGGAGGCCCGGCCGGCCAGGGCCAGCCGCTCGAGCAGCTCCGCCCGCCGGTCGAGGGGTCTTGTCATACTCCACAGTGTAGCGTATATTTCGTTTGTCCAAACTAAATATCTGCACGAGGGAGCGGGGACATGCGCAAGGTCCTGATCGCCGGCGGCGGCATCGCCGGCCCAGTCACGGCGATGGCGCTGCAGCGCGCCGGCATCGACGCCGTCGTCTACGAGGCCCACGTCCCCGGCGGCGACGAGGCCGGGTCCTACCTCACCGTCGCCACCAACGGCCTGGACGCCCTGCGGGCCATCGACGCCGACGGGCCGGTGCTCGCCGCGGGCTTCCCGACCCCGACCAACGTGCTCCTCAGCGGCGGCGGGCGGCGGCTGGGGACCGTCAGCAACGGCGGGCGGCTGGCCGACGGGACCGTGAGCCACACCGTCAAGCGGGCCCGCCTGTACCGGGCGCTGCACGACCAGGCGGCCGGCCGCGGCGTCCGCATCGAGTACGGCCGCCGGCTGGCCGGGGCCGAGGCCACGGCGGGCGGCGGCGTGGCCGTCACCTTCGACGACGGCACCCGGGCCACCGGGGACCTGCTGGTCGGCGCCGACGGCGTCCACTCGGTGACCCGCAAGCTGATCGACCCCGCCGCTCCCGACGGCCGCTACGTCGGCCTGGTCAACTTCGGTGGCTACACCCCGGGCAGCAGCGGCGTGGCCGAGCCGGGCAGCTGGCACATGATCTTCGGCCGGCGGGCGTTCTTCGGCTATGTCGCCGACCCCGGCGGCGGGACGGTCTGGTTCGCCAACGTCCCCCGTCCGGCGGTGAGCCCGGCCGAGCGGGCGGCCACCAGTCCCGACCAGTGGCGGCGCCAGCTGGTGGAGCTGTTCGCCGGCGACCGCGGCCCGGCCGCCGGCCTGATCGCCGACGGCCGCCTCGAGCTGGCCGGCGACAGCACCCACGACCTGCCCAAGGTGCCGACCTGGCATCGGGGTCCCATGGTGATCGTCGGCGATGCCGCCCACGCCCCCTCGCCCACCTCGGGCCAGGGCGCCTCCATGGCCGCCGAGGACGCGGTCGTGCTCGCCAAGAGCCTGCGCGACCGGCCGACCGTCCCCGAGGCGCTGGCCGCCTACGAGGGCCTGCGCCGTCGGCGGGTCGAGCGCATCGTCGCCCAGGGGGCCCGCACGGGCAGCGCCAAGACCCCCGGCCGGGTCGGCCGCGTGCTCCGGGACCTGTCCCTGCCCCTGGTGTTCAAGCTGCTCGTCACCGAGCGGTCGATGGCCTGGATCTACGACCACCACATCGACTGGGACGCCCCCGTGGCCGTCCCGGCCTAGGCGGGGTGCGGCCGGGTGGCCACGAACAGCTCGTAGCTGCCTGGCTCCAGTTCCGAGTGCTCCACCGGGACCGCCCGGGCCTGGAAGCCGGCCTCGGACAGCAGGCGCAGCCAGGTGGCCCGGGGGAACAGCCCCTCGACGTGGCGGTCGTGCTCGACCCTGACCGAGCCGTCGGCCTCGCGCAGCAGGTAGGCGTAGTCGACGGTGT
This DNA window, taken from Actinomycetota bacterium, encodes the following:
- a CDS encoding MarR family transcriptional regulator; protein product: MTRPLDRRAELLERLALAGRASSAATVMFHTAVAARQGLSATEEKALDLLERSGPLTAGELARRSGLAPASVTGLVDRLERKGFARRVPNPGDGRSVLVEVDSERVYATVAPLFADWVGSLYELYAGYTDEQLEVILHFLTEAARRQQEATARLTADQDP
- a CDS encoding helix-turn-helix transcriptional regulator; the encoded protein is MNDPWKSQMEALGSFIRTQRKLADLSLRELAEMTEVSNPYLSQLERGLHQPSVRVLKSIAQALNMSAETLLVQAGLLEGGGGEGEAPRSSVEVAIRTDPILSDDQKEALINVYRTMARDRRPS
- a CDS encoding MFS transporter, whose translation is MRRPTTVGVLVLAAAVGFLLSLYGPSIPELRAAYGVGGGGSALVLSLHFAGAMTGIGWWGLERRLAPRTWLVVAAVLAAGGAVGIAFAPAWPVVLAAAFGLGVGFGVVVVEINVLFAEAFGERTTAMLNLLGACFGAGAILGPLAVAASGGYRLPFCVGAGAALAALALAGDLPRTARPPAPAGDRPPFAVVWGFVALCALYVGVESGIGGWETTSLRAGGAGQAVAASWTAGYWAAITTGRLLAIPLALRVPAPVLAAGSLLLAAAGLGLAHVPALAPVAYTLAGLALGPVFPTALAWLAQAAPGARGATAIVFAAANLGGVVLPVMIGRLVDLSSPAVIPTAVLVVTLACLGAALLLRRLAGPGGVTAGRGRGLRTAGGRGPWSGRR
- a CDS encoding FAD-dependent monooxygenase, with the translated sequence MRKVLIAGGGIAGPVTAMALQRAGIDAVVYEAHVPGGDEAGSYLTVATNGLDALRAIDADGPVLAAGFPTPTNVLLSGGGRRLGTVSNGGRLADGTVSHTVKRARLYRALHDQAAGRGVRIEYGRRLAGAEATAGGGVAVTFDDGTRATGDLLVGADGVHSVTRKLIDPAAPDGRYVGLVNFGGYTPGSSGVAEPGSWHMIFGRRAFFGYVADPGGGTVWFANVPRPAVSPAERAATSPDQWRRQLVELFAGDRGPAAGLIADGRLELAGDSTHDLPKVPTWHRGPMVIVGDAAHAPSPTSGQGASMAAEDAVVLAKSLRDRPTVPEALAAYEGLRRRRVERIVAQGARTGSAKTPGRVGRVLRDLSLPLVFKLLVTERSMAWIYDHHIDWDAPVAVPA
- the phaC gene encoding class I poly(R)-hydroxyalkanoic acid synthase, with the translated sequence MDRQDGERVAERAAEALGPEAGLVASLDPVSLAKAMAEVGAGLARHPFGGALAGLRYATGMAAAGAVSLARALGGQTSPPIPAPARDRRFADAAWEGNPLFFALQQSYLLTARLAKELVTAAELEPRWRAKADLAAQLLIDAMAPTNFLPTNPAALKRAFDTGGLSAVRGLNHFLDDLVSNNGKPRQVDARPFTLGENLAATKGKVVFRNALMELIQYQPTTRTTYETPILCSPPWINKYYVMDLSPGRSFIQWAVDHGHTVFAISYRNPDQTMHGVKLDDYLLQGPVTALDVVRDITGAPQANVVGLCLGGTLTTMLIAYLDAIGDQRVRSATLLNTLIDFSKPGVLGSFTDRETVERLEAKMARQGYLEGREMALTFDLLRANDLIWNYVASNWLMGEDPPAFDILAWNADSTRMPAAMHSFYLRTCYLDNQLARGEMELAGVRLHLDAVTQDLYLVGAANDHITPWKSSYSTTQLVKGDTRFVLSSSGHIAGIVNPPNPKARHWTNDDTPPDPDVWLAGATEHAGSWWDDWVPWAKAHGGQRRKPPPMGNAKHPPIADAPGSYIHEK